Within the Miscanthus floridulus cultivar M001 chromosome 2, ASM1932011v1, whole genome shotgun sequence genome, the region AGACTGCAAAAATATCTAGTTTTTGCTGTCCTAAGTTCTTGTTGCCCTATATTTTGCAGTTTTAAACAATATCCAGTGTTCCCAAGCATTAcatcagttgcataatcattttGACAGCTCTCATGGAACAAGTGGTTCTTCTTGAAACAGGGTAAAAAAAAAGTACTTTTTGTTGCTCTAAGTTCTCGAGGCCTTTAGATTTTGTACTTTGAAATAAGGTCTATCGATCCATGGTCGATACATCAAAATCCTAGCTAACTTTTTCATGTGGAAAAATGTGATTTTCACAAGTAGAGAAAAATGCTTGTGTTAAGTAGTAAACTATCATACtaaaatgcaaagtgtataaataaAAGGTGAATATAAGATATAGACATTTCAAGAAATATTGGAAGCTTGTAATCTGCACCTTCCAATCTCTTCTTTTAAAGTTCCTTGCCTCCCAATGTTGTAATGCTGATCTGAGTCCAGCTTCCACAATGCAGGTTTCCCTTGCTGAGGTTGGAAATGACCTAAGAACCTGCATTTTTTTAAGGACAGGTAATAAGCTATCTTGTGATGAACATACAAATATCAATGCTTTCCACTGGTTCAGTTATTCCTACAGATATTCTTTTGCAATATATTCAGAAGCATACATGTTTATAGCATCCTGCTTCTCGTGATCAGTGTAGGCATTATTGTAGTAGCGTTGAAGGGTTCGAAGGAACTCCTGAGATTGGGTTGCTGCCTTCCATTGGCCCCTTTGCTCACAGAAGATCTATGGCAAATATGAGTAACATGACATCAGACTGATATAGTTCAACAAAGATATTTGGAACATCAAGTGGTCTTTTTATGACTAGTTGACTTTGACTTTCTTGGTACAAGAGAACCACTTTAGAAGAAAGAAATGTAGACATAGTTCAGAGCATTTTACATATCTGTCAGGGAccgtttggatcctttcattttgGTGGAATTGGAATCTATTTAAtagattaggctatttggcttggaatttaaGATTCCACAACTttccaaagttcacatataagcctatctcaaattcatagggtgggagctGGAAATTGATTCTATAAATCACCATTCTATGTTTCTATTCTTCAACTTATAGCACGCTCTACAACTCGCTTCTCTATGGTAGAAACACAACATATAAGCatctcccttgcatggctaacaaTACTATACAAATATATTGGGAAAATTCCGTGCATGCCACTGAATGATTCCACAATACCATGGAAGCCACTGAAAAATAAGTCTGGACATGAGTGCCATCGAAAATGTTTCTACGTTCCACGAGTGCCACTGCCGTCAGAACCGTTAGGATTCCCTGCCGTCAACGAGAGCAGATTGTCTTCCTTTTTTCAAAAATCCCCCAACTGCCCTTGCCATCAGGAATGCGACATGCAAAACTAGTTGGGGGCCGCGTATTGTTCCTGGACACCTGTTGCTCGCGATagaatagaaagaaaaaaaaacgcaAACTCGAACCGAGGCGGGGCAGCGGCAGCAGATCCAGGCGGCTAGAGCAGTGATtccccggcagcggcggcggcagatcCCGGCAGCGGCGGTTCCCAGGCGGCTCGCGTTTTCCTGGCGGCGGCGGATTCCAGGAGGCTCGTGGCTGCCAACGCCGCGTGGATCTCGGTGCGCGGCAGCCGGCGGCGCGCGGGTCCTGGCCTCGGCACGCGACTCCATCTTGCCAGCACGCGGGTCCCCGCCGCAGCACGCAGGCACCGGAGGCGGCGCGCGTCCAAGCGGCGACGCGCGAGCGCACAGGTCCAGGGCGGGATGGCTTCACCGGAACCTGAGCCTTGTCGTCCAGATTGGCTTCTCGACGGGTCAGTCATTGTGCTCCCTCCACCTCTGTGGCTCTGTGGTACTGTTGAACCCTAGATAGCTATAGTTTTGATATTGTGTTCATCTGTAGGATGGATCCGAAAACAAGTTTCTTCCTTGATATCCAACTGTTTGGTAACAATACTAGAGTGGAGGGTGGCTGGTATAGTTTCAGCAAGGTTGTAGACAGTGATTATACTAATTTCAAGGACTTCGTTGATGACATCTTGCATTCCTACCCTAGTGGCTACAATGATGTTGTCAAACTATTCTACCTTGCTGATGAATCCCATGTAGAAATCAGAACAGACCAAGACCTGCTTGCAATGTTTGCTAAGCATGAGAGCTCTAGAGTCATCCTCATGTCCATTGGCTACTTCGATACTAGGAAGCCACATGTTCCTATTCCTGATTGGAACATATCCAATGCTATCATCTCTGATGTTGTGCCTTGTACACCTTCCTTGCCACAAATCCTCCTCTCAAAGCTATCACACAAGGCACCCAACCTACAGAAACTGATTCCCATGCTACCCAACCTACTCAAACAACTGACGACACATTGGAAACATATCTTGTGAATCCTTTCCCACAAAATGAGCGtgttggagatgatgatgatgaggttgaATATAGTGATCATGAAACTGCATGTCCTACACAGCCAACAACCGAAGCAGACTATGTGCCCAGCTCTGAATCTGAACTAGAATCAGGCTATGGAACTGATGATGCCTCATCTGATGAGGAGCAGCAGGACCCACCCCAGCCTATAGAACCAGAAATTGTTTATGATGTTAATGACCCACCAATGGAAGTAGGCAGCATTTATCCCAATATGAGTGTGTTTAAGTTGGCTATTGCTCAGCATTCAATCAAGCATGAGTTTGAATATAACATTGAGAAGAGTGATCCAGGGAGGTATAGGGCACATTGCTCTTCCAAATCAGAAGGGTGTCAGTGGAGGATCCATGCATCAACAATGGAAGACAAGGTTGCAGTTAAGGTAAATCATACCGATTTTTATAAATGCGAGTCCTTTCCATTTATTTTACATGTTTATGATGCTAATGACATTGCTGGCTTTGTTTCACAGGTGAAGAAAAACCCCTATGGTCATGAATGTGGTAGTACAAGGAGGAGTGGAAAGGTGAAGCAAGCCACTCAGTTTTGGGTTTATGAGAAGGTTAAGGATTGGTTAGTGGAAGATGCCAGCATTGGACCTAAAGAACTGCAGAGAAGGATCAAAGATGAACATAAAGTTGTTGTGTCATATAAAAGGGTTTATTATGGTAAAGAGTTGGCGCTGAAACAATTGTTTGGTGATTGAGACAAAAGCTTCAACAACCTGTACAGATTCAAAGCAGCAGTTGAAGAGGCATGTCCTGGCAGTTTTGTCATCATAGATCACTATACCATCGAGGAGAAGATCAGGTTTAGAAGGCTGTTTTTTGCACTAAAACCATGTGTCGATGGTTTTCTTAGAGGATGTAGGCCCTATTTGGCTGCTGATAGCACATTTTTTACTGGTAAGTTCAAGGGTCAGCTAGCAGTAGCTTGTGCAGTAGATGGGCACAACTGGATGTACCCAGTTGGACTTGGAGTGTTTGACTCCGAGACAACTGAGAATTGGAGTTGGTTCTTTCAGCAACTCAAGGATGCTATAGGCACACCACCAGGATTATCGATATGCACAGATGTAGGTCAAGCAATCATGGCAGGGGTAGCAGCTATTTTTCCAAATGTAGAGCATAGGGAGTGCATGGTGCATTTAGTTAGTAACTTTAAAAAGAGGTATCATGGGAAGGTATTTGATAAAAACTTGTGGCCTGCTGCATATTCTTGGAATTCATACTATTTTAACAAGCATTGGCATGCAATGGCTGAAGCTAAACCTGCTGCAGTGAAGTATCTATGGCAAAATCACACCAAATTGTGGACCAGAAGCCAGTTTTCAACTCTCTCCAAGGTAGATTATGTCACTAACAATCTAGCGGAGAGCTTCAACAACTGGATCAAGATTGAAAAAGATCGGAACTTAGATGATCTTATGGATGTGATCAGGCAAAAGCTCATGGTCAAGTGGAATAAAAGAAGGAAAATTGCAGGGAAGATGGATGGCAAAATATTACCTCAACAACTGGATCTAAATCCTTGCTGGTTACATGTTTATGATACAGGTATGCTATTAACCTTAAGGAGAGAACTTGTACATGCAGAGAGTGGCAAGTTTCAGGAAAGCCTTGCAATCATGCAATTGCTATGATCACTTCTATTAGAGGTCAGAATCTTGAGGATTATGTGGACTCCTACTTCTCAGTTGACATGTTGAAATCAGCATACGAGGAGGTAATTCCAGCTTTGCCAGACAAGTCTCAGTGGCCTGAGTCTCAGCATGGTTTCTTCATGCATCCACCATTGCTGAAATCAACTTCTGGAAGGAGAAAGACACAGAGGCATAAGGGCAGTGCTGAAGGTGGGCAAGGTAGAAAAGGGAGGCACCAGTGTCCAATTTGCAAGCAACATGGACACCACTGGTGGACCTGCAAAGATGGTGATCCAGAAGACAAAGCTGCCATGCTTGCAGCTAGGTATTATCAAACTGAGATCTCTATCAAACTTCATAACTCTTGCATCCTCTATATATATTTCTTGTAAATCTGTATTTTCCAATTCATGTAATGAAAAATGAATAATGTTGCAGAGGACCTCCAAAATCTAAGAAGACAAAAACAAATGAACCTACAACAGAATTGAGCATTGATGCACCCTCTCTACAATCTGCACCAACAATGACATTCCCTCCTGAGACACCAATTGAGTTGGCTGCACTTGTTaccaagaaaaagaggacaccatcatcatcatcaagctCAATCAAGTAAGTAACCTGACTGTAATTCTTTTCAGCTACATGGAGAAGACATGTTCACTATCCCTAACTACCATACTATTGTCCTCATTATAGGATGTCAGGGTCTGGTTCCAACCAACTTGAACCAATGGCCCTAGCAATCATGCTTCCAACTGCAGAGAAGTCGACTAAAGGAAAGTGGGGCAAGGCCAAGCTTGTGCAGGATAAGAAGAAGGCGCCTACTCCTAGAGATAGTCCAGCGATGTGCACTAGAAGCAAagtagatcattccattcctgaAAGCCCAGCGTTGCACCAGAAGCAAAAGGAAGCTAGATGTCTAATTGTTGTGTGTTCTCTTTTGCATGATATCTTCTTTTGGATTGTCTCTGTGGAACTGTTAAAGATCTGTCATGTTTGTTATGTAAGACTTGATAAgtgaacatgggctatctttaatATGCGCACCTAGAACTTATGTAAGACACGTCTATGTAAGAGTTTGCCATGTGAGACCTGGTTGTGAACCTATGTTCAACTTGGATAAATCAGTGTTTGTTAAACTTGGTTATTTCTATCTCTAAATTTTTCTTGTCACTTTATGTGCATTTACATGATATGCTGCTACTGTCTATGTGAGCCACTACTGTCCATGCATTTATATCAGCCAAAATAACAGCAATGCCATTATTCATGCAGTGGCGCACGTAGAATTTGAATTTTTCTGCACATCTATGAAGGAGGGGCATAAGCGTCTTTTTAGGCTGGGGATAACTGCTGTTTGTTGCAGTATAGACGGTAGTGGCACACATAGAACCATAAGAGTATTTTCGATGGCACTCATGTCCAGATCAATTATTCAGTGGTTTTCCTGGTATTGTGGAATCATTCAGTGGCACGCACGGAATTTTctcaaatatattccatatacagccatattagcttaattaatgtgtctaaattataatttattagaatgaattcaattccaaggatccaaacggggCCTCAGAGTATTCAGATGCCACAAATTTATGTTGCTTATATTTACAAAGAAAGAAGCACAGCCTTATGAATTAAGCCTTTCAGTAGTGAAAAATGTAGAACATGTTTCCAGAGTAAAAGCTAATATAACATGAGATATACCTTGTTGTGAGCAGCAGAACCACCATATTGAATAGCTAATGTATCACCCATCCGTTCATAGAAATCCATCAGATCATCAGCCAGAGGATCATGCAATTCAATTTTCTGTGCTACAGTAAGCCCCAATACATGAAGTTGACGCCCTAAAGCAACTAAACCATATGCAAATTGTGCAACATTTGTGCGATCCAAGCAGTCTATGCAATTTGTCCTGAGGACACCCTTCTGTAATAAAAGAGGTGCCAACTTAACTGCACATTCAGTTTGATCTCTGCTACTTCTGTCATCACGTGGTTTGGCAACAGTTTCTTCTCCACTGTAATAAAAGGATAAAGGGTATTAGGACTGAAAAAACGACCAATTACAAATGTACAAAAAATTTGTGATCTCTAACATATGAATTTGGCATAAATACTACAAGTTGAACTTGTGCATTTTTAAGGAAAAAATATCGTAGTAAACTTTAGAATGTTCCTAAGTAGACCATAGGCTACCTTGAGGTGTCATCAGGTTTTGTTGATGTACTTATTTCACAGTGGAGGAATTCAGTTAGATCCAACACATCTGATGCCACCTTGTTCAACAGTGCAAGCACATTGGTTCCTTTCCTGAAAGTAGCAGGTAGTACTTCACACAAAGGTACATACAGGATGATTGTCTGACGTTGAAGGAGCAATCTTACATAAGATGCGTTTGGAATACAATGCATTACCTTCGAGAAAGCTTACTCAGATCCATGTGTAAAAATTTTAGACGCTTGTCATCAGGTAGGCTCTTGTTAATGTAATGGATAGCCTTTGCAAATTCTGCACGGAGCAGAGATTCACGGGGCTTCTTCTCGCGGGTCTGATTGAAATATAATTAAGGGATTCAAAGGAAAATTTCAGACTTATAACAAAGAGCAGAATGCTATCAAGTTGGTGATTAAACCCTCAGATATATAAGTCAGTGACAATATAAGCATAAGTGAAGACATTCACATCAAAGTATGAACAACATTGATGCTGCACTTGCCTTTATTAAGTTCAAGATGATTATTGGATTCCCATATCTAAGTGCAAGGTTCTCAAAATGAAGGCGAGTCGCCTTGTAGTCCACATCAGGTTTTACTGTAACAGCAACACATTTAGAATATCAGATGAGGTAGTCAACATACAAACTCATAATAAACCAAACTGAATAACTTACATATAATATCTGGTCTAATATTAAGCCTTGAAGTTTCCTGAAACCAGACAAGAGGTATCGATCCTCTATGTTGTACAGCAGAAGCTATCTGAGTTGGGATTCCATCAGATGTGTCTTCAAAAACAATCTGTTCAGTCTCAACATCATTGGCTACCCTGCCCTTTTCATTAACGCCACGTTTCAAGAATCTATAATTCAAAATGAATGCAAAAACTTTCAGCAAAAGGTTAAAAGCCTGAAATAAAAGTAACACGGAATGACAGAATTGGCTGCTTGAGTGTGTGTTTTTTATCCAAATTAAACTATAAAGCTAAAGGCTCCAAAATTGTAACACAAACCTGGTTCCGGCAAAATGTCGCGAGCGCCTAGCTATAAGGGTCAACCAAAAATCCTTGCCAGATACAGAGAGCTTCGACTGTCACACCAAAACAAATGTATTAGCATGTCTTCATATGGCACTTTATTTGCATATGTAACCAGGACTGCCATTTTTTGAGATGTTTTTGCTGTCCTTGGACTAGGATCAAGAGACAGTGCCCGACACTTGTGAGAAAAATCAAATTGGCTAAAATATAGCAATGGAATTTCATAATGAAGCATTAGGAAAAAAAAAGTTTATATGATGTTACCCTGTATCAGCAACATATATAAAAGATCGATTAGAAGAACTGAATAAAAATAATAACAGTCTGCTGAGACTTACGAGCAAAGGTTTCAACTCAGGAAAGCCTCAAGCAGCTCAAACTGAAAAATGTCAGCAGGTTATACAAAGCCATGCCTTTGCAAACCTTGTTTCAAGCTTTCACTATATATCAGTCATGAGACGTGGAGTAAAACGCATAAGTTAGTGGGGTGTCATTGAGTTAGCAGCAGCCCTACTTGTGGTCTTCAATGATGAATAGACGGTACTGGTGATATGGATAAGCTCATAATCAGAATTTTAAAGGAGGGATCAATTAACACACTAGCAAAGGAACTTTCAATTTAGTTACCGCGGAAGAATATACCTGTTTAAAAAAGCCATGGACTAAGGCAACAGTCCAACAGGTATTCTTGAGATGATTCCGAATTGCTCGTGTCAGAAATTCATTCCATACACACATTGTTTCATAAACAACCTGTCCAGTATTCTTCTCGGTTATGTTCTTCTGAAGGCTGCGCATGATGTTGTAAGAGTAGCTGAAGAAGAAATCCTTCGAAAGATCAACTGAGCAAAGCAGGCGCTTATATCTACAGAAATTGAGAGATGAGAGCATAAATCTCTTCATACaacgaaaatgaaaaaaaaaattgaaaaatatACTTGTTATGGATATGGAACGATGAATGTTAATAAGTAGAATACTACAGGAGCAAGGAAATTTGAAACTTCTCTATATACCTCCAACCATATGAGCAACTTACACATGGCTCAGAACTGCAAGAATTTCCATTATGTATATTGGCTATATGAGTTGGATGTACGTTGTTTCTGAACAAACAAATTTATACACAAAGGAGAAATGGAGCTAAATGCACACAACGAACaaaatattactgtattattgtACAATTGAACAAAAACATAAAATGGAATTGTCCATGTTCTACTAGAACATGAACAAATGAAGAAAACTGGAATGACATTATGCAAATCAATGCAAAACAATACAGACAAGGAGGGAGGGGGTACATCAACACCAAGAGTGCCTCAACACAACATAGCAACCAAAATGAGATCAAATATGTGGAAAGAAAGCAACCAACAATGAGGTAGATGAATAGAAAAGCTATAAAATGTACACTAGATAGCAAGCTGGCATTATTGATAATGTTAAGAACCACTGATGGAATTACAACAGGCAATACACAATATTTACATGTTGAAAAATAAAAGACCTGTTCTCATCCCTAGAATAAGCCACGTTGGGCCAGACTATAACACTTGGAATTGCAATCATTTCGCTCTTGGCAACGGAATAAATTTCATGTCCGCATATTGTGCCAATTTTCCTTCTCCTGGTTATTATAACCATGTAATAAGGACCAAGAAACTTTACAAAACCTGAATAAGCAAATAAGTAAATGTTATAATTCAAAGTGAAAAAAAGAGAGTTGTGATTGATATGTTCGACAAGTGTCAATTTATGTTGCATTACCAACTATTCCGTAACATTTTGTGACAAATTTCAGTCCACCAGTCAACTTGTTCCCCTCATGGATCCGACAAAGCAGTTCTTGGCATTCATTCTCCGTGTAAATAGTTGGATCCTCCTCGACGCCCAGCTCAGTGGACTCCAACCGATCAATTTTTAGCACCCTCCAGTGAATCCCGGTCTTGTCTCTTCCAATAAGATAAAATTTCTACACCAAAAAGGCGTACACATATTAACTACAATAAAATTGagcaataaataaaatgcaaacGAGCTTTCAACATCAAGCCTCATCTGCAAAAACCAATGGAACAGTATACAAGGAAAAAACATCTAAAAATGCCTATTGTCTATTGTATCAATATTGAGGTCTTCATGTCTAGATCACAGAGCTAGACATCCTGGAGACTTGAAAAGACATATGCATATGCAAACGAAAGCTGAAACCTTGTATTTTTGAATTGGCATAACACAGTCAAAGCAGAAGGCTATTGCACATTAGGAGCCAAACTACACAACAGTAAAACCAAAACATCATTCTAGCAAACGGTTTAATACATCTGAAACAATTGCAAGGAATAAGCAAAAAGGGAAACGGCCTTTTTGTTTTCATTCTCGTTCCTCCATTGCAAAAAGAAACAAAAGGATCTTTTGCAACCTTTTTGCAGCCTTTTTTCCCTTTCCAGTAACCTAATTAAACAGAGCGAATCATAATGGATACCCATCACGCGATGGTAATATTAAATCACACAAGAATTCATCATAAACAGAAGTTTAAAAACACAACCCTCGTAACAAGTCAAACACAAGATGTTTGGTGTCATAGGGATCTCTAAGTTCAAACAGCCTTAAACTGGAACCAACAGAGgaaacaagatttgcaagagattCGTACCGATCTGGTTTCGTAGAGccgaaacttttgaaggaatttGCAACCCGTCATAACCTCCATCGGATCAGATCAACAGACGACGAGAGAAATTGATAAAAACAAAGACTCAGCTCATCGTCGGCTGCTTCAAATAGAGCATCTTAGCCCCTAAGAAACACAAATGCTCTGGAGGAGAAAACCCAACCAAAGCTTCCACCTTTCAGATCAAGGACGCCCAAACTAGCGATAAACGGATCCAAATCGATTCAACTCAACCCAGCGACCAGAGATTTCCCGCGCCTTTGGATCTACGGCACAGGACCGCCCGGCGCCCGCACCACAAACCAAACAAATTCGCTGGTACGGTCTTAGGGCCGGATGGCTCCGGTCCGCGATGCAACCAAAATACGTCGTAAAGAAATCGATCTAAAACCGAACAAGAAGAAATTTCGTATGAACTCTCACAGGAGAGATTTGGGGAGGAGTGGTTCCGCGCAAACAACGGCCGCGGGAAGAGATGTACCGGCAACAGGCGAGGCTAAATACTCGGAGTAAAAGAACGGATTTTTCTGGAGGTGcggagaagggagggagggaaggggcAGCGCACAGCCACatgaaggctggctggcgacgacgGCGTCGTCCACAAAAGCGCCACACGCAACGGCGAGCGAGAGTGGCAAGGGGGGCAAAACCGTGTAATCATTGAAGGAGCAGTATCTTTTTCGGTATCTTTTGGTGCTGGCACGCCCTAGTTTAGCGAACAACTTCTGTCTCGCCTCGTCCAAGAGGAAAACGGTAAATGTCCGCTTTTTCTGGCATGACGGAGTAAAATGATGCTACtccttttttttagaaaagagaCGAGAAAATGATGCTGCTccattatgtttttttttttggaaacaaaGATGCTACTCCATTACGAGTGGTAAGAAAGAAGAATTCGAGACCACGTGGAATTATTCTAGCAAACAGGATTTTTTTTCAATTTGATATTCGAATTTGAGCCTTTGACTTTGTGGGTTTTCCTTTTAAACCTTTCCAATGACTAAACTAGCAAGTTAGTTGGAAACATAAATGGTGGAAACAATCTTCATGAAAGAATTCTTAAACAAGATGTTATATTTTCTTAAACAAgaagtattttttttttaaagaatgCATATGACAAGCTTTTAAAGCTGGAACATTAATATAAGCTTGGATGGATCTGGCAGAGCACTGGATTTAGGAAGTTGGTTCAGCCACTACTAGAGGAGCAAACATCCCATATGGTACTATTAATGCAATTCGACGTACAAAAGAAGAGAAGAGGGAGGAAGCGTGTAAGCAAGCCCTTGTTTAGCTACcctcaaaattcaaattttggcactatgcaaaaaaaaagattctctgtcacatcaaatttgcggtacatgcatggagtactaaatgttgacgaaatcaaaaactaattgcacagtttggttgtactttacgagacgaatgttttaagtctaattagtcaacgattggacaattattactaaatacaaacgaaatactacagttCCGCGAGTTTCCGGCGCGCCAATTCGGCCGGCAACTAAACGGGGCCCAACACAAGATACTACACAGCTTTCTGAAAGAGGAACCAAGAGCTGGAAGCTACTTCATCAGTTCATCTTAATTGGCCATGAAAAGCTGAGCATTTGCTACAATCAGTGGCCGATAATACTATGATCTGTTGGTCAGCAAAAGAAAAAAGGAGCCTTTTTCTGCAAGATTTCGCTCACCCATTGCACAGTTACTACTACACACGATATATTTTGAATCAATCGTTGTTACTGTAGAGGTGCAGTTCAATGTCAATCAACCAACTACCTGAATTGACAACTAGCcccattcgctggtctgaaacttggctgaaattggctgaaaaacactgttctgactgaaatgtcgtgagagaaaaacactgttctaactgaaaaaagaaaccaaacaaGTTAAGTTTCGGACCAGCCGAACGCCCCGCAAGTCTTGTACCCTTTACATGTGTGGAGTGAACAGCACTAGCGGTCTATTTGTTCCCCAGGACCACTGAAAATCATTTCCTCACACACAACTCTAAAGAAAATGCAGCAGGTCGATGCTGTGTGAGCATCTGGACACCGAGGGGCAGAGAAGCCATTCTGAacacataatttttttttgtgtgtgtatgGTTTCAGTCCATTAAACACGATGCTTATCTACAAACCAGCCCATCAACATCGTCATGCATGATCCAAAGACAGCTTTTTTTTACACGGTTACTGTTTAACCCATCTGTCCTACTAGGTGCTATAGATTCCAGACAGGTGTTTGGGAGAAGGGCGCCTCAGAACACGAGCTCTGAATGTCGTACGTGCGTTCCTCAGAGTCCTTTTGGTTGGATGCTTCTCCTCCTTTTCG harbors:
- the LOC136535612 gene encoding phosphoinositide phosphatase SAC2-like, whose amino-acid sequence is MEVMTGCKFLQKFRLYETRSKFYLIGRDKTGIHWRVLKIDRLESTELGVEEDPTIYTENECQELLCRIHEGNKLTGGLKFVTKCYGIVGFVKFLGPYYMVIITRRRKIGTICGHEIYSVAKSEMIAIPSVIVWPNVAYSRDENRYKRLLCSVDLSKDFFFSYSYNIMRSLQKNITEKNTGQVVYETMCVWNEFLTRAIRNHLKNTCWTVALVHGFFKQSKLSVSGKDFWLTLIARRSRHFAGTRFLKRGVNEKGRVANDVETEQIVFEDTSDGIPTQIASAVQHRGSIPLVWFQETSRLNIRPDIILKPDVDYKATRLHFENLALRYGNPIIILNLIKTREKKPRESLLRAEFAKAIHYINKSLPDDKRLKFLHMDLSKLSRRKGTNVLALLNKVASDVLDLTEFLHCEISTSTKPDDTSSGEETVAKPRDDRSSRDQTECAVKLAPLLLQKGVLRTNCIDCLDRTNVAQFAYGLVALGRQLHVLGLTVAQKIELHDPLADDLMDFYERMGDTLAIQYGGSAAHNKIFCEQRGQWKAATQSQEFLRTLQRYYNNAYTDHEKQDAINMFLGHFQPQQGKPALWKLDSDQHYNIGRQGTLKEEIGRSFIKRSLSDGNILLENSLPITNCNNESNNTELLPMQQLDDIREPSDSAPEISICEPNPCSSMNYGTVPGRYSMSEERQSYLKRLGYPELHSSNFLDLDLLSSSGNSCDEEVFERSSLINSPMDVISVESSTSYSEQGHIDEGRDDTDLSRSSSQLSDVRDYSDRFAHWVANGGMLCY